The sequence TCAACAATTTTGCGGAAGTTTTGCATGCCTGCTAGTGCTTCATCCATGCGTCGGTTATAGTGTTCACTGATGGACAAAATCCCATAGGGGGCTGCAGGTACTTAAAGCGCCCGAATGGTGTGATGAAGATAGTGAGGTTTTGGCTCTCCTCATCAAGTGGGCACTGATGATATCCCTTGAGTGCATCTAAGACGGTAAAGAGCTTAGCCTGGGTCTGTGTTATGTCAGCGACAGCTTCTGCTGGTGTTGTGGAGGGATACCGCTCTCGTTTCGATAGGTCTACGCACATGCGTATTTTGTCGGAGTTCTTCTTTGGTGCCACAACAATGGGTGCGCACCAGTCAGAGCTATGATTTTTTGATCGACGAGCAAGTCGATCTCAGCTTTCAGTTTCTCTCTGTATGCCAGTGGGATGGTGCGTGGTGTGCTCACGCAGAACGGTTTAGCGTCGTCAGTGATGGAGATATGGAACTGTTCTTCTGGCATGGTACGAATTTGTTCGTCGAAGACGGGTGAAAATTCCAACATGAATTGTTCCGCTGTGGGTAGCATAGATGGAACATTCGTAGGTTCAATTGTTTCGACTTTCGTGGATTCGATTGTTTCGACCTTCGTGGATCCGATTGTTTCGGTAGATTCGATTGTCGTAGATTCGATCGTTTGGACAGAGGGCATCGGGTTAGGGTAACAGTTAGGTAGGATGCCGAGTTTCTGTGCTGTGGCCCATGATATGATGGTGCCTGAGACTGATTTATAGATGTGAATGTCTGCTTCGGTGTCCTGGCCGTTGATCTGGAATTGGACTCCGGGTAGCTTTCCTGCTGGATGTAATAGTGAGCCGTTGACTGCTTTTGGTGTGACGTTGGAATCTGCCAGATTATCTATGTCCTCGTTGAGGGCATGTACTAAGTCTGGCCCTGCTGCGCAATTGTCTGCTCCCGAGTCAGGAAGGACACTAGTGTAAGTTTCTCCATGGCAGGTAGTCACTTTCATTCGAATCGTCGGGGCTGGTGTGATGGATCCAGCGTTTGCGTTGGATAGTTGCAGGAATGGGAGTTCCGAAGTGCGCAGTGTGTTGGCCCTCGGGGATATGGCTGGTTTTTTTCCAGAAGGATGTGGCTGTCTGCAAACCGTACTGAAGTGGCCAACTTTGCCACAGTTGCGGCAAGTTTGTCCCTGGGCTGGGCAATTCTTTCTGCCTCCATCGTGTTGATTTTTACCACACCAATGGCATGTACTGGCCGGGGTGGCAGGTTGATGTCGTGTTTGTCGTGTTTGTAGTGCGCAAAGTTCGGTTGCACCCTGGATCTGTGAGCGGGACTTCTTTACTGCTTCCATACCACGACACTTTGTTACAGCTTGATCTAGCGTGAGGTCACTAGCTCGTAGGAGTTCTTGTATAGTGTCGCCATCTTGTAGACCTTCGATAATTTGGTCTCTGATTGCTCGTTTGAGGCATTCGTTGTTACAAAAGTTACAAGTTTTTGCAAGGTCACGTAGTGACACTAGGAAGTCGTCGAAGGTTTCGCCAGTGAGTTGATGTCGCTGTCGTATAGGTTTCTTCTCTCGATTGTTTCATTGATCTGCCCTTCGACATGTTGCTTCATTGCTGCAATTATCAGTGCTTGGTCATTCTTCTGGGCATCAGTTAGTCCTAGATTGTCTACCACAGTGAGGGTCTCTCTTGAGAAACAAAGTTTGAGTGCTTGTACCTGTTTTGCCGCTGACTCGTTGCCAAGGCCAGATAGTTCTCTATAGGCAAGCCACTGTTGTTGCCAGGCAAGGAAGTCTGTCCCTTTATCTGTATCGAAGTCCAGTTTCGGTAGGTCACTGGTACGAAATGTATATGCCATATTTGCTGATCCTGATTTTATTTCGGTTCTTTCAACGCTATTTATGTAGCGGGTTGTTCACAGCGCCATGTAGGTTTGATAATAACACCTTGAGTCTTTTATATTAAGAGCAAACAGTGATAGCATAGAATATAGCAACTCGATAGCAACACAACTTTCTAGATAGGAGCACTAGTTTATCACATGATCTCTAATGATGTCATGCATAGTTCAATAGTCCAGGAGTCCGTGTCCTTACAATTGTCACAGTACATGAGCTTATCTCTTTACACAGACATGAACGAGTGTGCTCATAAATGTGTCAACACGGGAGGTTCCTTTAGTTGTGGGTGTCGCCctggtcgcatctaattggagataTAGGACGAGGTTACtctgctagcctcgattacaggcctcTCAAAATACATTGTtttggaatcaaggctaggtGGCTACATTTTTACTAGGATACCACATAATAAAGTCAACGCAACAGTCCCTaattttagaggtcagaaaattgtcTAATTGGAGAATCACTAAAAATACGGTCTGTAACTCTTTCAAGAAGTAGTTCAAATTCAATCATCTATCAGCACTCTCTGAACAATTTTTGCTAACTCTTAAAAGGTTGCAATGGTATTCCAATTAGTAAGCACAACTCTGTGGCATAGCCAAGATTTTTGGAAAATTTGGTTGGGACGTGCTCTCTTAGATTGATGCTAGTGCAATCTGGAGAGTCCATTGTTATAACAATGATaagtaccgtatttacttgattaaacgcctaggcgtttatttcctagcagcatctgtagagggggcgtttaaacgagatgggcgcttattcgaaacgggcatattgttttgtctacttcaaactcttgcTCATCAGCAGTTATTACTCTtcttggctgctgccacagctctcagcttcaaTCTCAAGTCGTAGGAGTgatgtttctccctctgtgtcctctctgccatcataaatagtatctatttattctatgctgcccttgtttcagctggttccacgtgctaattcagctccacccacagtgccacgcccatacAGGGGTGATTATTTAAgaggggcgtttattgacaaaagACAGCTTTACtgtgggcgtttaaacgagatgggcatttaatcaagtaaatacggtatgtacTTTGTTAATGagcaattacataattattgtacaacaAATTAAGTGGAGTAAACTAATAGTATGACTGATcagcaaaaaaataattgtaggCGACGAGGGTGATGGAGCAAACTCATGTGTAACTTTTTGCACTGGAATTTGAACTGTTGGCATCCCTCATGCATTCAGCACCAAGACTCCAAGCTATGCAGCAATGTAACTAGAATTcacatacatgattgtatagttATCAGCAGAGAGTAGTACAGTACaccctcgctattccggctctctgaagtatggccacctcgatataccagccatttggtttttggcacggattgctagctagatgtttactgcacataaaattagtcattagattcgaggtaaggtcgttttttagccgcagctatttctaaaatacagccacctcgctattccagccaagctgcactgtcccaagggtgaccggattaattaacgagagtctatactgtagctgtagtgtaccataattataggctcacCTTGACCTTGTTTGTCTCTTGGTGCATGGTATATAGTCTGACAAAAAGGTATCTACAGATTGCAGAAGGGCGATTGGCTTAGTATTAAACTATCCATAGAATTATCTTTTTAAGTGTGAGGCTCTAGTCATGCACAATAGATCTTACGTGGTCCTATAAAGCCATATGATCCTCCAGATCCTGGCAACGATATAATTGGTCCACCCTTGCAATAAACGGTCCCCCCTGAGAAACTATAACCAATGAGAGTCAAGGGCGTAGGGAGGGGCAGGcctttgggggctggagccccccttcCTCTGCAAAAACCacactaagagccccaccttctctgatgactgtcttcagcctgggaattactggtatagattagtggcagacaaacagcatgtccaagagctatatagctctatactatactagtaactttgattcttCAGTGTAACTattaaagctagctagctattagtagtatAGCATGCACCATTTAATTGAAGCATGCGCAGGTGTgctatttcttgcacatgcgtaaTGCACTGTGCAACTGATCAATAATCTACCACAGAGGTTGATTGAGAGCAGCAACTATGTCGCAGAAACTGGACCATTATTTCTCAAGCGTGAGTCAAGGCCAAGCTCTAGTGCCAGTTTACCAAGCTCTAGTACTGCCAGCCTGAGTACTGATGAAAAGCCAGCAAAGTAATTGATCAGCTACATtatcatatacattgtacatgtagttagcacTGTAAATATTAGCATTGTTTCATGCATATTAATTGTTATTACAAGTACAACAAAATTGTAACATCATAAATCATTACAAGTACAACCAGACACTCTTGGTACAACAACTATTCTCGGAAATGAGTCATTAATTaggaggtgtggtttccgCTCTCCGCGCCAAGTGGAAGGTGCTTCACACCCTTTCAGCTCAgccccccttcctcaaattctgcctacgcccctgagaGTAGGCTGTAGCAAGCTATAGCACGCGCTATAGCTAGGCTGCTTGCATGCACATCAATAAATCTTACGTGGCCCCACCCACATTTCTTTGCAAATATTATGtatgcctacgccactgcaacttgagaacgaagcacTACTTTAAaagtcttacttgcacttcaatACTCATTGAGCAGCTATAGATAGCAGTCTAGACAGACACATACGCTACACAAACGCACCGTACCGTCTATCTCGCTTGCGCACGTCGATGCATAACTACAAATATTTTTCACAAGTGGATTGATACAGTAAAACGGACTTCTATACAGGTCACTACTGAAAATGGCAACAAAGAACACATAGGATGTGATCATTTCGTCAATGCTGGTGGACCCTGGGCTTCTCAACTGGCTTTGATGACTGGAATTGGAGACCCCACTCACTCTAACAGAGTCATGCGTGCCCCTCTCCCAGTGAAACCACGGCGACGGTATGTGTTTGTCATAAAATGCCCGGATCTCATCACTGAAGAATTCCCTATGCTTATTAATATTGATGGCACATATTTACGAAAGGAAGGAGTACAAAACACTTTCATATGTGGAGTGAGGACCCCTGAGGTATGCacatgataataaaataatttcGTACTAGGAAAAGGGTCCAAATGCTAGAATTGTAGTTTGTTCTATCTTCTTTATAGCcccagaacataattatgcaggagCCATAAATTATATCTGAGACACCAGGCTTCTTAGTAATTCGACTGACAGTACAGTTGGTTTATATCAGCTTTATGCactttatgtacatgcatgtaattgaAAATAAAGATGTACACATACGTAGAATTTCCACACCGTGTGTAGTGTTTCCCCCAGATGAGGTGCACGTACATTATTTTTCTTGCAGCACCTGGATCACGATGACCTTGAGTTAGAAGTGGACTATTCACTGTTTGACGAGTATGCGTGGCCTAGTATTGCACACAGGGTACCGGCATTTGAATCTTTGAAGGTGACAGTCAACATACTTTGTGtgcttgtacattgtatgtaataCAGTGAGTTGAGCCCCTATCTTTGGGAGTAGACCTTCCTTGTCCATATCAGTAAAAAATTGTCCCCATTTATGAGGTTAAAAATGATGATTACCATTTATATGCAAAAGGGTTCGAGAAGCCTCTTTTGTATAGGATCAGCCTGTGCAGTTACTAATTAATTAGCAAGCGATCGTATTTATATaatcaggagcacattacagtcTCGGGAATCGCATCTCATGCAAAtttgcaaagcatgacctCATATGCAAAACCGCTAAGTGGGTGATGATCATCAGCGTGCGTGAGCTGACGGTGCACTTTTACCAAGCATAGGTCAATAAAAATGAAAatctacagctagctagttaactataggcctggtagtaagctctctcttctaagaaccccagtaagactcctagtatgtgttagtctaggtctagcaaactttctctTTACATGGATATGCTCCTCTTTTAGAATTTTCTGTACCTCACCAATGAcagtctcttccatgatgtataccaacatccatcaaagacCTAGCTATTCCCTTTAGCTCTTTTtggctcaacctagctctcctgctgctgcactacaCAAAATCCGTTCATAATGATAATCACATGCAGGCTGACCGCGGTCTGATTTCCACACCCATGTAGAGTTaaacgctccttctgtaatgtgctcctggtataatgaaagcactgtgggtgctgatgcctcggtggagctacataacataaagcataattatagcttttatatacacatgatgaacatttttgcattaattttgctacatgcattctcaaagagtgggtaatgatcaaccatgattgttaaacaatcgatgccaaaagtttaaaTCTAAaactaatggctgcatcagcaggcCTTTCAGctttcttctcactcttgcagctataccaatagctagctagcgttctaatgcagagctataactactaagtagagtagcaacactcggtaaacaagtttggctatgtgctcttctgaaaaggctgcaatggcattccaagtaagaacgaagcattatttttcaaatccatgaattaaaatccaagaaaatatatgactagaagcctatagaaactcttacttgcacttcattgatccttgagcagctgtagcagtctacacagacacagacacaaacacagacacaaacacactaccgtatacctcgcttgcgcatgtacac comes from Halichondria panicea chromosome 3, odHalPani1.1, whole genome shotgun sequence and encodes:
- the LOC135333748 gene encoding uncharacterized protein LOC135333748 codes for the protein MEAVKKSRSQIQGATELCALQTRQTRHQPATPASTCHWCGKNQHDGGRKNCPAQGQTCRNCGKVGHFSTVCRQPHPSGKKPAISPRANTLRTSELPFLQLSNANAGSITPAPTIRMKVTTCHGETYTSVLPDSGADNCAAGPDLVHALNEDIDNLADSNVTPKAVNGSLLHPAGKLPGVQFQINGQDTEADIHIYKSVSGTIISWATAQKLGILPNCYPNPMPSVQTIESTTIESTETIGSTKVETIESTKVETIEPTNVPSMLPTAEQFMLEFSPVFDEQIRTMPEEQFHISITDDAKPFCVSTPRTIPLAYREKLKAEIDLLVDQKIIALTGAHPLLWHQRRTPTKYACA